The proteins below come from a single Candidatus Baltobacteraceae bacterium genomic window:
- the rplL gene encoding 50S ribosomal protein L7/L12, which translates to MAVAELIDQIDKLTVLELADLVKQLEEKYGVSAAAPVAMVAGPAAGGGAAAAAPEKTEFDVILAEAGPEKIKVIKAVRELTSLGLTEAKSFVESAPKAVKEGVTRDEAESVKKKLEEAGAKVEIK; encoded by the coding sequence ATGGCTGTTGCCGAACTCATCGATCAAATCGACAAACTCACCGTGCTCGAGCTCGCGGATCTGGTCAAGCAGCTCGAAGAGAAATACGGCGTGAGCGCCGCGGCTCCGGTCGCGATGGTCGCGGGACCGGCTGCCGGCGGCGGTGCCGCCGCTGCGGCGCCGGAGAAGACCGAATTCGACGTGATCCTCGCGGAAGCGGGACCGGAGAAGATCAAGGTCATCAAGGCGGTTCGCGAACTCACGAGCCTGGGACTGACCGAGGCGAAGTCGTTCGTAGAGAGCGCACCCAAGGCCGTTAAAGAAGGCGTCACCAGAGACGAAGCCGAGAGCGTCAAGAAGAAGCTCGAGGAGGCCGGCGCAAAGGTCGAAATCAAGTAA
- a CDS encoding acyltransferase domain-containing protein, translating to MLAFVFPGQGSQHPGMLASIAGDLDAERTFAQASRVLGYDVRERDDAAALASTVNVQLGLLVAGVASGRMLERRGVQADAVAGHSVGGFAAAVYAESIAFDDALRAVRERASVMEKLFPRGYGMGVIAGLREQVVAEIVRSIARPQAQIFIANVNAPTQLVIAGENDALARALEAGRSAGARRAERLDVAVPSHCPLLAPVQAHLETVLAPMEIRNPRTIYVGSVGPRLVRDAQALRHDLAAGVAHAVRWYDATTMMIELGTSEFIEAVPGHVLTDLAQAAFPRARAIALEDAGARSAAALARRA from the coding sequence GTGTTAGCATTCGTCTTCCCGGGACAGGGATCGCAGCACCCGGGCATGCTCGCGTCGATCGCGGGCGATCTCGATGCGGAGCGGACGTTTGCGCAAGCGAGCCGCGTGCTGGGATACGACGTGCGCGAGCGTGACGACGCCGCCGCGCTCGCCTCGACGGTCAACGTGCAACTCGGGCTGCTGGTGGCGGGCGTCGCTTCGGGACGGATGCTCGAACGGCGCGGCGTGCAAGCCGACGCCGTTGCCGGTCATTCAGTGGGTGGATTCGCCGCGGCCGTCTACGCGGAAAGCATCGCCTTCGACGACGCGCTGCGGGCCGTTCGCGAGCGAGCGAGTGTCATGGAGAAACTCTTTCCGCGCGGTTACGGCATGGGTGTGATCGCCGGACTGCGCGAGCAGGTGGTCGCGGAGATCGTTCGCTCGATCGCGCGACCGCAGGCGCAAATTTTCATTGCGAACGTCAACGCACCGACGCAATTAGTGATCGCAGGCGAGAACGATGCGCTTGCGCGCGCGCTCGAAGCGGGCCGGTCGGCGGGGGCGCGCCGCGCGGAACGGCTCGACGTCGCCGTTCCCTCGCACTGCCCGCTGCTCGCCCCGGTGCAGGCGCATCTCGAAACCGTGCTTGCGCCGATGGAGATTCGCAACCCGCGCACGATCTACGTGGGGAGCGTCGGGCCGCGTCTGGTGCGCGATGCGCAGGCGCTGCGCCACGACCTGGCCGCCGGTGTGGCGCACGCGGTGCGATGGTACGATGCAACGACGATGATGATCGAACTGGGTACGAGCGAGTTCATCGAGGCGGTGCCGGGTCACGTGCTGACCGATCTCGCGCAGGCGGCGTTTCCGCGGGCGCGGGCGATTGCGCTCGAGGACGCCGGCGCGCGCTCGGCGGCAGCGCTCGCGCGCCGTGCCTGA
- the rplJ gene encoding 50S ribosomal protein L10: MPTARKENAVQELRERLAGAQNLFLTDFQGLTVEEITKLRGELRKDGSTYAVVKNTLFKIAAGEERARQFDAFLAGPTGIVFAGSDPVAPAKAIKQFADERKKLGIKAAYIDGALVDAKQVEALAALPPKLELIARLVGSLASPMRGLVTVLSGNQSGLVRVLNAIREQKEAAGSNA, translated from the coding sequence ATGCCAACCGCACGAAAAGAAAACGCGGTTCAAGAGTTGCGCGAACGGCTTGCCGGAGCGCAGAACTTGTTCTTGACCGATTTTCAAGGCTTGACCGTCGAGGAGATCACCAAACTTCGCGGCGAGCTTCGCAAGGACGGCAGCACCTATGCCGTCGTCAAGAACACGCTCTTCAAGATCGCAGCCGGCGAGGAGCGGGCCAGGCAGTTTGATGCCTTTCTGGCCGGTCCGACCGGCATCGTGTTCGCGGGGTCCGATCCGGTGGCACCCGCGAAGGCGATCAAACAATTCGCCGACGAGCGCAAGAAGCTCGGGATCAAGGCTGCCTACATCGACGGCGCGCTCGTCGACGCCAAGCAAGTCGAAGCCCTCGCCGCCTTGCCGCCCAAGCTCGAGCTCATCGCACGACTCGTCGGTTCGCTCGCAAGCCCGATGCGCGGTTTGGTCACCGTACTCTCGGGCAATCAGAGCGGACTGGTCCGCGTACTCAATGCCATCCGCGAGCAAAAAGAAGCCGCGGGTTCGAACGCTTAA
- the frc gene encoding formyl-CoA transferase, whose translation MSTQTMTKAKALDGVRVLDMTHVQSGPSCTQILAWLGADVIKVELPGRGDITRQQLRDIPDADSLYFAMLNGNKRSLTLNTKTPQGKQIFTEMIRKCDVLVENFGPGVLDRQGFSWETIHELNPRIIYASIKGFGPGQFADAKAYEPVAQAMGGSMSTTGWEDGPPLVTGAQIGDSGTGIHTVAAILAALYQRDVHTGQGQRVVCTMQDSVLNLCRVKMRDQQRLARGPLSEYPNRSFNGVVPRSGNASGGGHPGSALRCAPGGPNDYVYLILQTQIWEPLCKEIGRPELITDPKYATPEARVPILSEVFGIIEEWTQTLTKFEVLERCNALDIPCGPVLAMKELLEDESLRARNMIATVEHPQRGSYYTVGCPLVLSDSTVDYRRAPLLGEHNEEILQEIMGYDRSQVESLHEEGVI comes from the coding sequence ATGAGCACGCAGACCATGACGAAAGCAAAGGCGCTGGACGGCGTGCGCGTGCTCGACATGACGCACGTGCAGTCGGGGCCGTCCTGCACGCAGATTCTCGCCTGGCTCGGCGCCGACGTGATCAAGGTCGAGTTGCCGGGGCGCGGCGATATCACGCGCCAGCAGCTGCGCGACATCCCGGACGCGGATAGTTTGTATTTCGCGATGCTCAACGGCAACAAGCGCTCGTTGACGCTCAACACCAAAACGCCGCAAGGGAAGCAGATCTTCACCGAGATGATTCGCAAGTGTGACGTGCTGGTCGAAAACTTCGGCCCGGGCGTGCTCGATCGTCAGGGTTTTTCATGGGAGACGATCCACGAACTCAATCCGCGGATCATCTATGCCTCGATCAAGGGCTTCGGCCCGGGACAATTCGCCGACGCCAAGGCCTACGAACCGGTGGCGCAGGCGATGGGCGGATCGATGAGCACGACCGGCTGGGAAGACGGTCCGCCGCTGGTGACCGGCGCGCAGATCGGCGACTCGGGCACCGGGATCCATACGGTGGCGGCAATTCTGGCGGCGCTCTATCAGCGCGACGTCCATACCGGGCAAGGCCAGCGCGTCGTGTGTACGATGCAAGATTCGGTGCTGAATCTATGCCGCGTCAAGATGCGCGACCAGCAGCGGCTCGCACGCGGACCGCTGAGCGAATATCCCAATCGCAGCTTCAACGGCGTCGTGCCGCGCTCTGGCAATGCCTCCGGCGGCGGTCACCCCGGTTCCGCCTTGCGCTGCGCGCCGGGCGGTCCGAACGACTACGTCTATTTGATCCTTCAGACGCAGATCTGGGAACCGCTCTGCAAGGAGATAGGGCGGCCGGAACTCATCACCGATCCGAAATATGCAACGCCGGAGGCGCGGGTGCCGATCCTTTCGGAGGTCTTCGGCATCATCGAAGAATGGACGCAAACGCTCACCAAATTTGAGGTGCTCGAGCGCTGCAATGCGCTCGACATCCCGTGTGGACCCGTGCTCGCGATGAAAGAACTGCTCGAAGATGAGTCATTGCGCGCGCGCAACATGATCGCTACGGTGGAGCATCCGCAGCGAGGCAGCTATTACACCGTCGGTTGTCCACTCGTACTCTCCGACTCGACCGTCGACTATCGCCGCGCGCCGCTGCTCGGCGAACATAACGAGGAAATCTTGCAAGAAATCATGGGCTATGACCGCTCGCAGGTCGAGAGCCTGCACGAAGAAGGGGTAATCTGA
- a CDS encoding triphosphoribosyl-dephospho-CoA synthase yields the protein MNEHARAHDLVRLSPPAVARLAAHAPEWARASLGRAPWAIVRRAYIAEDVPIGIRGEHRGQRFAASVAAAEIDRVVPPERLRNVVPPREHRAFAALPAVIGAAGAHGLCAAPIGAAGYELVTGVPALHEQSDLDVIVRAASGDGALHSFACAIANLPVRVDVEVAFGDGYAAALDETLRGGALMVKTPGGPRILPPFSPPQAAVQALIAEAELTPKPALVDRRGSGAHDDLTLDLLLRSARALEHTFVAADLAARSSAIDRALRTRLGAIGRTGETHMLAATGGANAHRGAIWALGLLVAGHAHTGSRDPAAIARAAAQIAALPDEGVAAVRSSNGARARARYGVGGAAGEAQAGFPHVVHHALPALRAARERGASEAVARIDALLEVMTTLEDTCLLHRGGEEALRVAQAGAGAVLAAGGCGTAAGRRACNELERALLARRASPGGAADLLAAALFLDSIERGTWV from the coding sequence ATGAATGAGCACGCCCGTGCGCACGATCTCGTCCGGCTAAGTCCCCCTGCGGTGGCAAGGCTCGCCGCACATGCGCCGGAGTGGGCTCGTGCGAGCCTTGGGCGAGCTCCCTGGGCGATCGTGCGCCGCGCCTATATAGCGGAAGACGTGCCGATCGGCATTCGCGGCGAGCACCGCGGGCAGCGCTTTGCCGCCAGCGTCGCGGCCGCCGAGATCGACCGGGTCGTTCCGCCGGAGCGGCTGCGCAACGTCGTTCCGCCGCGCGAGCACCGCGCCTTTGCCGCGCTGCCGGCGGTGATCGGTGCGGCCGGCGCGCATGGTCTGTGCGCTGCGCCGATCGGCGCCGCGGGATACGAGCTGGTCACCGGTGTCCCGGCTTTGCACGAGCAGAGCGATCTCGACGTCATCGTACGCGCGGCATCGGGCGATGGCGCGCTGCATTCCTTTGCGTGCGCGATCGCGAATCTGCCGGTACGCGTCGACGTCGAGGTGGCGTTCGGTGACGGTTACGCCGCTGCGCTCGACGAGACGCTGCGCGGCGGCGCGCTCATGGTGAAGACGCCGGGCGGTCCGCGGATATTGCCGCCGTTTTCACCGCCGCAGGCCGCCGTGCAAGCGCTGATCGCCGAGGCCGAACTCACGCCTAAACCGGCACTGGTCGATCGGCGCGGCAGCGGCGCGCACGACGATCTCACGCTCGACCTGCTGCTGCGTTCGGCACGTGCGCTGGAGCACACGTTCGTCGCGGCCGATCTCGCCGCGCGTTCGAGCGCGATCGATCGCGCGCTGCGCACGCGGCTCGGAGCGATCGGCCGCACCGGCGAAACGCATATGCTGGCGGCGACCGGCGGCGCCAACGCCCATCGCGGTGCGATCTGGGCGCTCGGTCTGCTCGTTGCAGGGCACGCTCACACCGGCTCTCGCGATCCGGCTGCGATCGCGCGCGCCGCCGCGCAGATCGCGGCGCTGCCGGACGAAGGCGTCGCCGCCGTGCGGAGCAGCAACGGCGCGCGCGCACGCGCCCGCTACGGTGTAGGCGGTGCGGCCGGCGAAGCGCAGGCCGGTTTCCCGCACGTCGTACACCACGCGCTTCCCGCGTTACGTGCTGCCCGCGAACGCGGTGCGTCCGAAGCGGTCGCGCGCATCGACGCATTACTCGAGGTCATGACCACGCTCGAGGATACGTGTCTGCTGCACCGCGGCGGTGAGGAGGCGCTGCGCGTTGCGCAGGCGGGAGCAGGCGCCGTGCTCGCTGCGGGCGGCTGCGGCACCGCGGCCGGCCGGCGCGCGTGCAACGAGTTGGAACGCGCGCTGCTCGCGCGGCGCGCGTCGCCGGGCGGCGCGGCCGATCTGCTTGCCGCCGCACTCTTTCTCGATTCGATCGAGCGTGGTACGTGGGTGTAG
- a CDS encoding thiamine pyrophosphate-binding protein, giving the protein MAQMLSVPSERHTTDGTAPQKKVSGGHLVAKALRSEGVDTIFTLCGGHIIDIYDGCIDEGIKIIDVRHEQVAAHAADGYARMTGNLGCAVVTAGPGTTNAITGVANAFRAESPMLLIGGQAGLSQHRMGGLQDLPHVEMLRPITKFATSVTTTLRVADFVTMAAREAFNGSFGPVYLEIPRTVLDHEIDPDRAVIPQAGHYRASTKSLGDPNDITRLTDILSKATKPCVLLGQQVWTCRATDAAREFVETLNIPAYMNGAGRGTLPPGHPLHFQLTRREAFETADVIIVVGTPFDFRLRYGKSLKAKTVVQIDMSYATVGRNRDVDLGLVGDVGVILAAVTRAAGAKNAAARNAWVAALREKENAAVEARLPKLRNDAVPIHPYRLAYEIDNFLTDNSVFVGDGGDVVTFAGNVVQPKAPGLWMDPGPLGSLGVGTGFAMAAKLAQPQREVVALFGDGSFAMTGFDMQTAVRFGLPYIAIVGNNSYMNQIRCGQIQKYGKERGNVGNYLGDVDFEKFADMLGFYGEAVREPGQIRPALERAREAGTCAVINVWLDPDAYAPGTENQTMYK; this is encoded by the coding sequence ATGGCTCAGATGCTTTCCGTTCCAAGCGAACGGCACACCACCGACGGCACCGCACCGCAGAAGAAGGTCTCGGGCGGGCATCTCGTCGCCAAGGCGTTGCGCTCGGAAGGTGTCGATACGATCTTCACGCTCTGCGGCGGTCACATCATCGATATCTACGACGGCTGCATCGACGAGGGCATCAAGATCATCGACGTGCGTCACGAACAGGTTGCCGCGCACGCCGCCGACGGCTATGCGCGCATGACGGGCAACCTCGGCTGCGCGGTCGTCACCGCCGGACCCGGTACGACCAACGCGATCACCGGCGTCGCCAACGCATTTCGCGCCGAATCTCCGATGCTCTTGATCGGGGGGCAAGCCGGGCTCTCGCAGCACCGCATGGGCGGTCTGCAAGATCTGCCGCATGTCGAGATGCTGCGGCCGATCACGAAGTTCGCGACCAGCGTCACCACGACGTTGCGCGTCGCGGATTTCGTGACGATGGCCGCCCGCGAAGCATTCAACGGTTCGTTCGGTCCGGTATACCTCGAGATTCCGCGCACGGTCCTGGATCATGAAATCGACCCGGATCGAGCGGTGATCCCGCAAGCCGGCCATTACCGCGCGTCGACCAAGAGCCTGGGCGATCCGAACGACATTACGCGCCTGACCGATATCCTTTCGAAGGCGACCAAGCCATGCGTGCTGCTCGGCCAGCAAGTTTGGACCTGCCGCGCAACCGACGCGGCGCGCGAGTTCGTCGAGACGCTCAACATTCCGGCGTATATGAACGGGGCGGGACGCGGTACGCTGCCGCCCGGTCATCCACTGCATTTCCAACTCACGCGACGCGAAGCATTCGAAACGGCGGACGTCATCATCGTGGTCGGGACGCCGTTCGATTTCCGCCTTCGCTACGGCAAGAGCCTCAAGGCGAAGACGGTCGTGCAGATCGACATGTCGTACGCCACCGTCGGCCGCAATCGCGACGTCGATCTCGGTCTGGTCGGCGACGTCGGAGTGATTCTCGCGGCGGTCACGCGCGCGGCAGGGGCCAAGAACGCTGCGGCGCGCAACGCGTGGGTGGCTGCTCTGCGCGAGAAGGAGAATGCCGCGGTTGAGGCTCGTCTGCCCAAGCTGCGCAACGACGCGGTACCGATTCACCCCTATCGGCTCGCCTACGAAATCGATAATTTCCTCACCGACAATTCGGTCTTCGTGGGCGACGGCGGCGACGTCGTGACCTTCGCGGGCAACGTCGTGCAGCCCAAGGCGCCGGGACTGTGGATGGATCCCGGTCCGCTCGGATCGCTCGGCGTCGGCACCGGATTTGCGATGGCCGCGAAACTTGCGCAGCCGCAGCGCGAAGTGGTCGCGCTCTTTGGCGACGGATCGTTCGCGATGACCGGCTTCGACATGCAGACCGCGGTCCGCTTCGGGTTGCCGTACATCGCGATCGTGGGCAACAACAGCTACATGAACCAGATCCGCTGCGGCCAGATCCAGAAGTACGGCAAAGAGCGCGGCAACGTCGGTAACTATTTGGGCGACGTGGATTTCGAGAAATTTGCCGACATGCTGGGCTTCTATGGCGAGGCCGTGCGCGAACCGGGGCAGATTCGCCCGGCGCTCGAGCGTGCGCGCGAAGCGGGAACCTGCGCGGTAATCAACGTGTGGCTCGATCCCGACGCATACGCGCCCGGCACCGAAAACCAAACGATGTACAAATGA
- a CDS encoding GntR family transcriptional regulator, translated as MALGLSRLGSEASFAQRAYAALRAALLEMNIYERADQDLRLDERDLAYRLGVSRTPIRDALARLEHEGLVESVPRRGYFIVRKSREELVEIIKVWAALESMAARLITERASNEEISSLRTIFATFENGAIAAKLDEYSDANLAFHSRIIDLARSATLSRMADTLIMHVRSIRHRTISEDHRFERSMVDHMHIIQALETRDGDLAERLVREHALGLAAHVAVHVHDI; from the coding sequence TTGGCCTTAGGTCTCTCGCGGCTCGGATCCGAAGCGAGTTTCGCGCAACGCGCGTACGCCGCGCTGCGCGCCGCGCTGCTCGAGATGAACATCTACGAGCGGGCGGACCAAGACCTGCGGCTGGACGAACGGGATCTGGCATACCGCTTGGGCGTGAGCCGCACGCCGATTCGCGATGCACTCGCCCGGCTCGAACATGAAGGCTTGGTCGAAAGCGTCCCACGGCGCGGATATTTCATCGTTCGCAAGAGCCGCGAAGAGCTGGTCGAGATTATCAAAGTGTGGGCCGCGCTCGAAAGTATGGCGGCGCGATTGATCACCGAGCGCGCGAGCAACGAGGAGATTTCATCATTGCGCACGATTTTCGCGACGTTCGAAAACGGTGCGATCGCGGCCAAGCTTGACGAGTACTCAGACGCGAATCTTGCGTTTCACAGCCGGATCATCGATCTCGCGCGGAGCGCAACGCTCTCGCGGATGGCCGACACGCTCATCATGCACGTCCGTTCGATCCGGCATCGCACGATTTCGGAAGATCATCGGTTCGAGCGTTCGATGGTCGATCACATGCACATCATTCAGGCGCTCGAAACCCGCGACGGCGATCTGGCCGAACGGCTCGTTCGCGAGCACGCGCTCGGACTGGCCGCTCACGTCGCCGTGCACGTTCATGACATCTAA
- a CDS encoding DNA-formamidopyrimidine glycosylase family protein, with amino-acid sequence MPELPDVEAYLHALRTRIVGQTLERVRLASPFLLRTAQPPLEDEYGHRVRELRRVGKRIAIGMDDDRWLVLHLMIAGRLHWKERGTALSGRTSLAAFDFSNGTLVLTEAGSKHRASLSVLAGEDALRSQDPGGIELFSSDLDAFRAALSAENRTLKRALTDPRIVSGIGNAYSDEILHAARLSPIALTQKLRGTEWEVLFDAARRTLAAWTDRLKAGDGFPEKVTAFREEMAVHGRFGKPCPRCGAPIQRIRYAGNETNYCARCQTGGKVLADRSLSRLLKSDWPRTLEELEDVKRP; translated from the coding sequence GTGCCTGAACTTCCCGACGTCGAAGCCTACTTACACGCGCTGCGGACGCGGATCGTAGGGCAGACGCTGGAACGCGTCCGGCTCGCGAGTCCCTTTCTGCTGCGCACGGCGCAGCCGCCGCTCGAGGACGAATACGGGCACCGCGTTCGCGAGCTGCGCCGCGTCGGCAAGCGCATTGCGATCGGGATGGACGACGACCGTTGGCTCGTGCTTCACCTGATGATCGCCGGCCGGCTGCATTGGAAGGAACGCGGAACGGCCCTCTCCGGGCGAACGAGTTTAGCGGCGTTCGACTTCTCGAATGGCACGCTCGTGCTGACCGAAGCCGGGTCGAAACATCGCGCGTCGCTCTCCGTGCTGGCGGGCGAGGATGCGTTGCGCTCGCAGGATCCCGGCGGCATCGAACTCTTCTCGAGCGATCTCGACGCATTTCGGGCAGCGCTCAGCGCCGAGAACCGGACGTTGAAACGAGCGCTGACCGACCCTCGGATCGTGAGCGGGATCGGCAATGCGTACTCGGACGAAATCCTGCACGCCGCGCGTCTCTCCCCGATCGCGCTGACCCAAAAACTCCGCGGAACGGAGTGGGAAGTGCTCTTCGACGCGGCGCGCCGGACGCTGGCGGCGTGGACCGATCGACTCAAAGCCGGCGACGGCTTCCCGGAAAAGGTCACGGCCTTTCGTGAGGAGATGGCGGTGCACGGCCGATTCGGCAAGCCGTGCCCCCGGTGCGGAGCGCCGATCCAGCGCATCCGCTACGCCGGCAACGAAACCAACTATTGCGCCCGTTGCCAGACCGGCGGCAAAGTGCTCGCCGACCGGAGCCTCTCTCGGCTGCTCAAGTCGGACTGGCCCCGGACGCTCGAGGAGCTCGAGGACGTAAAGCGGCCCTAG
- a CDS encoding aldehyde dehydrogenase family protein, with product MAIATPAKSVRVPQTKLLINGEWVDAQSGKTFDTRNPATEEVIAHVAEAGPGDVALAVKAARAALERGPWGTMRAADRARIMSRFAQVIRERQEEIVALESLDGGKPISSVRRQDYPAMLDCIEYYSGWPDKITGDVVPVRPDALTYIARVPVGVVGAIVPWNFPLMNSMWKIAPALACGCAIVMKPATETPLTALLLGELALEAGLPPGVLNILPGPGSSAGMALVKNPDVDKISFTGSPGVGKLIMEGAAPFVTRLTLELGGKSPNLIFEDADIDAAVKGSSAGIFFNSGQVCSAGSRVLVQESIYDEFCERMVARSKTLKIGDPLDESTYMGPVISQKQMNTIMGYIETGKSEGATLRSGGERVGSRGYFLEPTVFTEVDNSMKIAREEIFGPVAAVIRFKDEDDAVRIANDSDFSLAAGVWTKDVARAHIMAQRLHAGTVWVNTYGQSDTRLPWGGLGGDSGMGRDLGQTALDNYTDKKTIWVSLRR from the coding sequence ATGGCGATCGCAACACCAGCAAAGTCGGTTCGCGTCCCGCAAACCAAACTGCTCATCAACGGAGAATGGGTTGACGCGCAGTCCGGGAAGACGTTCGATACGCGCAATCCGGCGACCGAAGAAGTCATCGCGCACGTTGCCGAGGCCGGCCCCGGCGACGTCGCGCTGGCCGTGAAGGCGGCTCGTGCCGCGCTCGAGCGGGGTCCGTGGGGAACGATGCGCGCAGCTGATCGCGCGCGCATCATGTCGCGTTTCGCGCAGGTGATCCGCGAACGGCAAGAAGAGATCGTCGCGCTCGAATCGCTCGACGGCGGTAAGCCGATCAGCTCGGTACGACGTCAGGACTATCCGGCGATGCTCGACTGCATCGAGTATTACTCGGGCTGGCCGGACAAAATCACCGGCGACGTCGTGCCCGTGCGGCCGGACGCGCTCACCTACATCGCGCGTGTGCCCGTCGGCGTCGTCGGCGCGATCGTGCCGTGGAACTTCCCGCTGATGAACTCGATGTGGAAGATCGCCCCGGCGCTCGCCTGCGGGTGCGCGATCGTGATGAAGCCGGCGACGGAAACGCCGCTCACCGCGCTTCTGCTCGGCGAACTCGCGCTCGAAGCCGGTTTGCCGCCGGGCGTGCTGAACATTCTGCCCGGACCGGGCTCGTCGGCCGGCATGGCGCTCGTGAAGAATCCCGACGTCGACAAGATCTCGTTCACCGGATCGCCCGGCGTCGGCAAGCTGATCATGGAGGGCGCAGCGCCGTTCGTCACCCGGCTCACGCTCGAACTCGGCGGAAAATCGCCCAACCTGATCTTCGAGGACGCCGACATCGACGCCGCGGTCAAGGGTTCTTCGGCCGGTATTTTCTTCAACAGCGGCCAGGTTTGTTCGGCCGGCTCGCGCGTGCTCGTGCAAGAGAGCATCTACGACGAGTTCTGCGAGCGGATGGTGGCGCGCTCGAAGACGCTGAAAATCGGCGACCCGCTCGATGAGAGCACCTACATGGGTCCCGTGATCTCGCAAAAACAGATGAACACGATCATGGGATATATCGAGACCGGCAAGAGCGAGGGCGCGACGCTGCGTTCGGGCGGCGAACGCGTAGGCTCGCGCGGCTACTTCCTCGAACCGACCGTTTTCACCGAGGTCGACAACTCGATGAAGATCGCGCGCGAAGAGATCTTCGGCCCGGTCGCCGCGGTGATTCGCTTCAAGGACGAAGACGATGCGGTTCGGATCGCCAACGATTCGGATTTCAGCCTCGCGGCCGGGGTTTGGACGAAGGATGTGGCGCGTGCCCACATCATGGCGCAGCGGCTGCACGCAGGAACGGTTTGGGTCAATACCTACGGTCAGAGCGACACACGTCTACCCTGGGGCGGACTCGGCGGCGACTCCGGAATGGGACGCGATCTCGGCCAGACCGCACTCGACAACTACACCGACAAAAAGACGATTTGGGTGAGCCTACGGCGCTAG
- the oxlT gene encoding oxalate/formate MFS antiporter, which translates to MSSAQSSAAVPRENILHNHWVQLIAGIVCMAMIANLQYGWTVFVNPIHTAMGWSRAAIQVSFTLFVLVESWLVPFEAALADRFGPRRMVIVGGLFAAAGWVVNSYAYSLETLYLGGILAGIGAGIVYGTCIGNAIKWFAGNRGLAAGLTAMGFGAGAALTVIPLTLMVANGGYRHAFLMFGLIQGLIVVVAAMFLLTPPATHVPDRKIPTTLQGTHDYKPMETLRSPVFWVMYVMFTLVAAGGLMAVAQLGPIAKDFGIAKSPVTILLWTLPTLTYALSINNLVNGFTRPILGWVSDRIGRELTMFFAFMLEGIGIVALMEFGHSPVTFVLLSGVVFFAWGEIFSIFPATARDHFGQKYATTNYGMLYTAKGTAALIVPLASVLTALTGSWTLALSVAAVFNVVAAVLSLLVLRPLRVHEIHEYVEAHQPAAASS; encoded by the coding sequence ATGTCCTCCGCTCAATCGAGTGCGGCCGTGCCGCGCGAAAATATTCTTCATAACCACTGGGTCCAGCTCATCGCCGGCATCGTCTGCATGGCGATGATCGCGAACCTTCAATACGGCTGGACCGTCTTCGTCAATCCGATCCATACCGCAATGGGTTGGTCGCGGGCGGCGATTCAGGTTTCGTTCACGCTGTTCGTGCTCGTCGAATCCTGGCTCGTGCCGTTCGAAGCCGCGCTCGCCGATCGCTTCGGCCCGCGCCGAATGGTCATCGTCGGCGGCCTCTTCGCGGCGGCCGGCTGGGTGGTCAACTCGTATGCGTACTCGCTCGAGACGCTCTACCTCGGCGGGATCCTCGCCGGCATCGGCGCCGGCATCGTGTATGGTACCTGCATCGGCAACGCGATCAAATGGTTTGCCGGCAACCGCGGGCTGGCCGCCGGCCTGACGGCGATGGGATTCGGAGCCGGCGCCGCGCTAACCGTGATTCCGCTGACGCTGATGGTTGCGAACGGCGGATACCGTCACGCATTTCTCATGTTCGGATTGATTCAGGGCTTGATCGTCGTGGTTGCCGCGATGTTCCTCTTGACGCCTCCGGCGACCCATGTGCCGGATCGCAAGATACCCACCACGCTGCAAGGCACGCACGATTACAAGCCGATGGAGACGTTGCGCTCGCCGGTGTTCTGGGTGATGTACGTGATGTTCACGCTGGTCGCGGCCGGCGGACTCATGGCGGTCGCGCAGCTCGGACCGATCGCCAAGGACTTCGGCATCGCGAAGTCGCCGGTCACGATCCTCCTTTGGACGCTTCCGACGCTCACGTATGCGCTCTCGATCAACAATCTGGTCAACGGCTTCACGCGCCCGATCCTCGGATGGGTCTCGGATCGGATCGGCCGCGAGCTCACGATGTTCTTCGCCTTCATGCTCGAGGGCATCGGCATCGTCGCGTTGATGGAATTTGGGCACTCTCCGGTCACGTTCGTGCTGCTATCCGGCGTCGTGTTCTTCGCCTGGGGCGAGATCTTCAGCATCTTCCCGGCGACGGCACGCGACCACTTCGGGCAGAAATACGCGACGACCAATTACGGCATGCTGTACACGGCCAAGGGCACTGCGGCCCTGATCGTTCCGCTGGCGAGCGTGCTCACCGCGCTCACCGGAAGCTGGACGCTAGCGCTCAGCGTGGCGGCGGTCTTCAACGTGGTAGCCGCCGTGCTTTCGCTGCTCGTGCTGCGGCCGCTTCGAGTCCATGAGATCCACGAGTACGTGGAGGCGCATCAACCGGCGGCCGCTTCCTCGTAG